Within the Streptomyces sp. NBC_00554 genome, the region GCGGTGACACAAGGCGGGTATCGAACCGGAAGCCAATTTGCCCATCGCGTCGGGCAGTTCCTCGAATCGGCACTCGCCCGTGACAAGCGCGTCGAAGGCGGGGTCGGCGAGCAGTTCGAGGGCGAGCGCGAACCGGTCGGCGTACGTACGGCCCGCTCGCCGCGCGGGGGAAAGGGAACCCACCTGGCTGCTGCGGACCGTCAGGCGCCGCGAGTGGAAGGCCTCCCCCAGCGGCAGGCTGATCCGCCGGTCGCCGTACCAGCTGAGTTCGATCACGGTGCCTTCAGGGGCGAGGAGTTCCAGCGCCCGCGAGAGCCCGGACTCGGTGGCGCTGGCGTGCACGACGAGGTCGAGATCGCCGGCCGCGTCCTCGGGAAGCGCGAAGTCGACACCGAGTGCCCGCGCGATGTCACCGCGTGCCGGATCGGCGTCGACGAGCTGGACCCTTACCCCCGGGAACCGGGCAAGGAGCGCGGCGACGGAGCAGCCGACCATGCCGCCGCCCACCACCGCGATCCGGTCGCCGATCAGCGGCGCGGCGTCCCACAGGGCGTTCACCGCGGTCTCCACGGTCCCGGCGAGCACGGCGCGCGAGGCCGGCACGGAATCCGGTACGACGGTCACGGCGCTCGCGGGGACGACGTACCGCGTCTGGTGCGGATACAGGCAGAAGACGGTCCGGCCGAGCAGCGCCGCGGGCCCCTCCTCCACCAGGCCGACGTTGAGATAGCCGTACTTCACGGGTGCCGGGAAATCGCCGTCCTGGAACGGTGCGCGCATCGCGGTGTACTGGTTCTCCGGTACACCGCCACGGAAGACGAGGGTCTCGGTACCCCGGCTCACCCCGGAATAGAGCGTGCGTACGAGCACCTCGTCCTCGGCGGGTTCCGACAAGGCTGTTTCCCGTATCTCGCCGTGTCCCGGCGAGCCGATCCAGAAGGCTCGGGCTGTGAGTTCCATGAGGGTCCCCTGAACGATCCGGCAGATCTTCACGTACGGAGCGGTGACAAGCCGCGCACTGTACGCGGCGTTGATCGACTCTGTCATACGGGCCGACCGGCGCGACATCAGGCGACTGCGTCAGAAGGCGTGGGAGTCCGGCTGGGACACGAGCGAACGGACCTCGTTCGCCAGTACCCGGCCCGTGTCCACCTCGGGAGAGACCAGTCGGGTGCGGGTGAGGGCGAAGGAGAGGCCCCGCTCGCGGTCGGCGAAGGCGATGCTGCCGCCGCTTCCGTGGTGGCCGAAGGATGTCGTCTCCCTCGCCATTTCGGGCAGGCCGAGGAAGTAGCCGAGCCCCTTGGTGGACCTGCCGAGGAACGTCCTGTCCTTGCCGTCGACCGCTACGGCGGAGGCGAGCCGTGTCCGCTCCGGGGTGAGCAGCCGTACGCCGTCGACCTCGCCGAGGAGCGCGGCGTACATGCGCGCCGCCGCCCGTGCGGTGGTCGTACCGCCGGCGGGCAGGTCCGCGAGCAGGTAGTCGCGGCGGTTGGCCAGTTCGGCGGTGGTCCACACGCTGCGGTTCGGTGCGACGAGCCGGACGAAGGGCACGGACGGCGGCAGGCTTTCCAGGTACGCCGCCCAGTCGCCCTCCACCAGCGGTGCCGTGCGCGGCAGT harbors:
- a CDS encoding zinc-binding alcohol dehydrogenase gives rise to the protein MELTARAFWIGSPGHGEIRETALSEPAEDEVLVRTLYSGVSRGTETLVFRGGVPENQYTAMRAPFQDGDFPAPVKYGYLNVGLVEEGPAALLGRTVFCLYPHQTRYVVPASAVTVVPDSVPASRAVLAGTVETAVNALWDAAPLIGDRIAVVGGGMVGCSVAALLARFPGVRVQLVDADPARGDIARALGVDFALPEDAAGDLDLVVHASATESGLSRALELLAPEGTVIELSWYGDRRISLPLGEAFHSRRLTVRSSQVGSLSPARRAGRTYADRFALALELLADPAFDALVTGECRFEELPDAMGKLASGSIPALCHRVVYDGV